Proteins from a single region of Dictyostelium discoideum AX4 chromosome 5 chromosome, whole genome shotgun sequence:
- a CDS encoding hypothetical protein (O00541 Pescadillo homolog 1) encodes MGGIKKFKKGEKGENLKFITRNEAVKKLQISLKIFRKLCILKGIHPRDPKKKFKGKHKTYYYSKDIKYLQNEKVLEIIRARKVFKDREKKLINKKQFGALKNLKENRPMITLDHIIKERYPTFQDALKDLDDCLSLIHLFANMDASAKVRENQILACERLAREFQYYIIQSKSLRKVFVSVKGVYYQADVMGETITWITPLNYLSKKEKEVDYGVMISFLEFYQALMKFVNYRLFTSIGLTYPPTIDDAKLRKCDSLINIFESKPQQQTKTNNTTKKSKSTTAAAAATTPVDPKLKKLEEKISKINSKEEKEIKEQIVEEDTNMLQVNSSGISKDFEDLVGNESDNIPKIMDVTTLFKGFHFYISREVPRHMLEFVILSFGGRVSFPGSGDKVKEVNQSITHQIVDRSNSVKVHNTREYIQPQWVFDSVNSKLLLPYSEYTIGVIPPAHLSPFVEYEEDSYIPARKQALDALINSKEFADAKINTNAEQDDDNDNDNDNRKQVDSDGESDDEDDEDLEHLETRYTEELRKEQSKKRKSSEVDDDDEEEEDGEEDGEEEEEEEDGEEESESESESEQVAKPVLTKKQRDELNKQKQAEEDTKLAELMIRKKDKWIYNKVKETNQQRATANQTLLEKRNKVESGKDVNGNVKVAPQPKKPAPLVKKSQQKQQQASKKQKK; translated from the exons atgggtggtattaaaaaattcaaaaaaggAGAAAAGGGtgaaaatttaaagtttatCACTAGAAATGAAGCAGTTAAGAAATTACAAAtctctttaaaaatttttag AAAATTATGTATTCTTAAAGGTATTCACCCAAGAGAtccaaaaaagaaatttaaaggAAAACATAAgacatattattattcaaaagatattaagtatttacaaaatgaaaaagttttGGAGATTATTAGAGCAAGAAAAGTATTTAAAGATagagaaaagaaattaattaataagaAACAATTTGGAgcattaaagaatttgaaggAGAATAGACCAATGATTACATTGGATCATATTATTAAAGAGCGTTATCCAACCTTCCAAGATGCATTAAAGGATTTAGATGATTGTTTATCATTGATTCATTTATTCGCCAACATGGATGCATCAGCAAAAGTTCgtgaaaatcaaattttagcATGTGAAAGATTAGCACGTGAATTCCAATATTACATCATTCAAAGTAAATCATTAAGAAAAGTGTTTGTCTCTGTCAAGGGTGTCTATTACCAAGCCGATGTTATGGGTGAAACCATCACTTGGATTACACCACTCAACTATCTCtcaaagaaagagaaagaagtAGATTATGGTGTAATGATTAGctttttagaattttatcAAGCCCTTATGAAATTTGTAAACTATCGTCTTTTCACTTCAATCGGTTTAACTTATCCACCAACAATTGATGATgcaaaattaagaaaatgtgattcattaattaatattttcgaatcaaaaccacaacaacaaactaaAACCAACAACACAACTAAGAAATCTAAATCTACTACTGCTGCCGCTGCTGCCACCACACCAGTTGAtccaaaattaaagaaattagagGAGAAAATCtcaaaaatcaattcaaaagaagaaaaagaaattaaagaacaAATCGTTGAAGAGGATACAAATATGTTACAAGTTAATTCAAGTGGTATTTCAAAGGATTTCGAAGATTTGGTTGGTAATGAATCTGATAATATTCCAAAGATTATGGATGTTACAACATTGTTTAAAGGTTTCCATTTCTATATTTCTCGTGAAGTACCACGTCATATGTTAGAGTTTGTAATTCTTTCATTTGGTGGTAGAGTTTCTTTCCCAGGTAGTGGTGATAAAGTTAAAGAGgttaatcaatcaatcactCATCAAATCGTCGATAGATCAAATTCCGTAAAAGTTCACAACACTAGAGAATACATTCAACCACAATGGGTTTTCGATTCAGTCAATAGTAAACTCCTCCTTCCATACTCTGAATATACCATTGGTGTTATCCCACCTGCTCATCTTTCACCATTTGTAGAGTATGAAGAAGACTCTTACATTCCAGCTCGTAAACAAGCTCTCGATGCTTTaatcaattcaaaagaaTTTGCTGATGCCAAAATCAATACCAACGCTGAacaagatgatgataatgataatgataatgataatcgTAAACAAGTTGACTCTGATGGTGAatctgatgatgaagatgatgaagatctTGAACATCTTGAAACTCGTTACACTGAAGAACTTAGAAAAGAACAAAGTAAAAAGAGAAAATCTTCagaagttgatgatgatgatgaagaagaggaagatgGTGAAGAAGATGgcgaagaagaagaagaagaagaagatggtGAAGAAGAATCAGAATCAGAATCAGAATCAGAACAAGTTGCTAAACCAGTTCTCACAAAGAAACAAAGagatgaattaaataaacaaaaacaagCTGAAGAAGATACTAAATTAGCTGAGTTAATGATTAGAAAGAAAGATAAATGGATTTATAATAAAGTTAAAGAAACTAATCAACAAAGAGCTACTGCTAATCAAACACTTTTAGAAAAGAGAAATAAAGTTGAATCTGGTAAAGATGTAAATGGTAATGTTAAAGTTGCACCACAACCAAAGAAACCAGCTCCATTAGTTAAAAAatcacaacaaaaacaacaacaagcttcaaaaaaacaaaaaaaataa
- a CDS encoding histidine triad family protein (Similar to HIT) → MSESGAKAGATEENNRIDPKDTLFAKFVSGQIQVPKVYEDEYCIAINDINPQAPVHILVIPKLAVGGVSDVANVDLEKYKEAMGHIMSKIHHIASLKGADSYRLVINDGVLGQQSVRWLHIHILGGRQMNWPPG, encoded by the exons atgtcaGAAAGTGGTGCAAAAGCAGGCGCCACTGAAGAAAAT aaTAGAATTGACCCAAAGGACACACTATTTGCAAAATTTGTTTCAGGTCAAATCCAAGTACCAAAAGTTTACGAGGATGAATATTGTATTGCAATCAATGATATTAACCCACAAGCACCAGTACATATTTTAGTTATCCCAAAACTTGCCGTTGGTGGTGTTAGTGATGTTGCCAATGTTGATCTTGAAAAATACAAAGAAGCCATGGGTCATATCATGTCAAAAATTCATCATATCGCTTCTCTTAAAGGTGCTGATTCTTACAGATTGGTCATTAATGATGGTGTTTTAGGTCAACAATCTGTTAGATGGTTACATATTCATATCCTTGGTGGTAGACAAATGAATTGGCCACCAGGctaa
- the pkiA gene encoding histidine triad family protein (Similar to HIT) produces the protein MSESVGNIRIDPRDTIFAKIISGAIPSKKFYDDEYCIAIEDINPQAPVHLLVIPKLAVGGLSDVANVDLEKYKESMGHIMSKIHHIASLKGADSYRLVINEGVLGQQSVRWLHIHILGGRQMNWPPG, from the exons atgtcaGAAAGTGTAGGGAAT ataAGAATTGACCCAAGGGATACAATATTTGCAAAAATTATTTCTGGTGCAATCccatcaaaaaaattttacgATGATGAATATTGTATTGCAATCGAAGATATTAACCCACAAGCACCAGTACATCTTTTAGTTATTCCAAAACTTGCCGTTGGTGGTCTTAGTGATGTCGCCAATGTTGACCTTGAAAAATACAAAGAATCTATGGGTCATATCATGTCAAAAATTCATCATATCGCTTCTCTTAAAGGTGCTGATTCTTACAGATTGGTCATTAATGAAGGTGTTTTAGGTCAACAATCTGTTAGATGGTTACATATTCATATCCTTGGTGGTAGACAAATGAATTGGCCACCAGgctaa
- the psiH gene encoding PA14 domain-containing protein — protein sequence MNYLKPTIFLILCLVTFVYSQPSTLTIQGTIFDQHPDYNNNFEPKGGSIKKNLVLKTLGSSKVPTLVSLDPEDDTNEDGRMITPSLFQYFYQTSSKPLTKNSGANVPIPINLVLNYDSKKQVYVYNDQYFFPIDYQGFDVDSKYRTYNNGSGYHNFHFCLKLNTKFTYQGIEDFYFIGDDDVWVFINNKLVVDLGGLHSRETGSVDVTKLGLTKGSTYDFDFFYCERHTTASTIRIETNLQVFCPWYDYCGVCSGDGSTCCNKDTTCNDGKKCTIDACPPPKTVINKAGSKITDADIAPYCSHTDVSCPDPDLCNNNNCDASTGNCKTTPITCSNQDSKCLLAQTCDPKSGCIYKSKCTGVCDTGVCDGGDCVQKSNSTCANELGNNPCMVYSCGKNGCEAKPKCPQNPSTPCDVAYCDAGECKVQHLSASECNCGCDASDLCSKNNCVNNVCVPLPIDGIDDGNACTKDTCVNGNIFHTPINKCSGCMTCNPVSGNCDLSDTVCQDGNECTTNVCESSDSVLGVCTNSTVECGATNTDKCIQFSCNEATGCQQSAVVCPDVGSCLVGYCDSKQGCLTKPRSCDTGVFCLTGECIENAGGCIVYEKRCDADNGRCQQGVCVNNTATEEGYCKSEDYDPLPFICKTGAVVSTAVIAGVTVAGAVALGVFIYGGKRGYDYWKESRNVQFSGSNSNPLYEQNPNGSGVNPLYNDNSAL from the exons atgaactATTTAAAACcaacaatatttttaatattgtgtTTGGTCACATTTGTATATTCACAACCATCAACTTTAACAATTCAAGGAACAATTTTTGATCAACATCCAG attataataacaatttcgAACCAAAGGGAGGatccattaaaaaaaatttagtctTAAAAACTCTTGGAAGTAGCAAAGTACCAACTCTTGTTTCTTTAGATCCAGAGGATGATACAAATGAAGATGGTAGAATGATTACACCAAGCTTGTTCCAATACTTTTATCAAACATCATCAAAACCATTAACCAAAAATTCTGGTGCAAATGTCCCAATTCCAATTAACCTTGTCTTGAATTACGATTCCAAAAAACAAGTTTATGTTTACAatgatcaatattttttcccaa ttgattACCAAGGATTTGATGTTGATTCAAAATATAGAACTTATAATAATGGTTCAGGATATCATAATTTccatttttgtttaaaattgaatactAAATTCACCTATCAAGGTATTGAAgatttttactttattggtgatgatgatgtttgGGTATTCATTAATAACAAATTGGTTGTCGATTTAGGTGGTTTACATAGTAGAGAAACTGGTTCAGTTGATGTAACTAAACTTGGTTTAACTAAAGGTTCAACTtatgattttgatttcttttattgTGAAAGACATACAACCGCTTCAACAATTAGAATTGAAACAAATTTACAAGTATTTTGTCCA tgGTATGATTATTGTGGTGTTTGCTCAGGTGATGGCTCAACTTGTTGTAATAAAGATACTACTTGTAATGATGGCAAGAAATGTACAATCGATGCATGTCCACCACCAAAAACTGTTATAAATAAAGCTGGTAGTAAAATTACTGATGCTGATATTGCACCATATTGTAGCCATACTGATGTTTCATGTCCAGACCCAGATctttgtaataataacaattgtGATGCTTCAACTGGTAACTGTAAAACTACACCAATAACCTGTTCTAATCAAGATAGTAAATGTTTATTAGCCCAAACTTGTGATCCAAAATCAGGTTGTATCTATAAGAGTAAATGTACTGGTGTTTGTGATACTGGTGTTTGCGATGGTGGCGATTGTGTTCAAAAGTCAAACAGCACCTGTGCCAATGAACTTGGTAATAATCCATGTATGGTTTATTCATGTGGTAAGAATGGTTGTGAAGCCAAGCCAAAATGTCCACAAAATCCAAGTACCCCATGTGATGTTGCCTATTGTGATGCTGGTGAATGTAAAGTCCAACATTTGAGTGCCTCTGAATGTAATTGTGGTTGTGATGCCTCTGATTTATGCTCCAAAAATAATTGTGTCAATAATGTATGTGTTCCACTCCCAATCGATGGAATAGATGATGGCAATGCTTGCACTAAAGATACTTGTGTAAATGGTAATATTTTCCACACACCAATTAACAAATGTTCAGGTTGTATGACTTGTAATCCAGTTTCTGGTAATTGTGATTTATCCGACACCGTTTGCCAAGATGGTAATGAATGTACTACCAATGTTTGTGAATCAAGTGATAGTGTCCTTGGTGTATGTACAAACTCAACAGTTGAATGCGGTGCTACCAACACTGATAAATGTATCCAATTCTCTTGTAATGAAGCCACCGGTTGCCAACAATCAGCTGTCGTTTGTCCAGATGTTGGTAGTTGTTTAGTTGGTTATTGTGATAGTAAACAAGGTTGTCTCACCAAACCAAGATCTTGCGATACTGGTGTTTTCTGTTTAACTGGTGAATGTATTGAAAATGCTGGTGGTTGTATCGTCTATGAAAAACGTTGTGATGCTGATAATGGAAGATGTCAACAAGGTGTATGTGTAAATAATACCGCCACTGAAGAAGGTTATTGTAAATCTGAAGACTATGATCCATTACCATTCATTTGTAAAACTGGTGCTGTCGTTTCAACTGCTGTCATTGCTGGTGTCACTGTCGCTGGTGCTGTTGCACTTGGTGTTTTCATTTATGGTGGTAAAAGAGGTTATGACTATTGGAAAGAATCAAGAAATGTTCAATTCAGTGGTTCAAATTCTAATCCACTTTATGAACAAAATCCAAATGGTTCTGGTGTAAATCCAttatataatgataattctgcattataa